One Brevibacillus choshinensis genomic window carries:
- a CDS encoding copper homeostasis protein CutC, with amino-acid sequence MIVEVIATSVEDAKRAERGGADRLELITGILEGGLTPSWGLVEAVVKAVSIPVNVMVRPHSQSFCYNEDDLYVMREDVRVIREIGAAGIVIGMLNADRQLDLKGMEMLLAEAGGLDVTFHRAFDEAVDQIEAARALLSYPQVRRILTSGGQKSAIDGADCIAQLMRVTEQTQLSILAGSGLTLENAKGLARKTGVKEIHVGTGVREGGQALRYVDVQKVQALKSLF; translated from the coding sequence ATGATCGTGGAAGTCATCGCGACCTCGGTGGAGGACGCCAAACGAGCGGAGCGTGGAGGAGCCGATCGGCTGGAGCTGATTACAGGCATTCTGGAAGGGGGATTGACCCCTAGCTGGGGCTTGGTGGAGGCCGTCGTGAAGGCTGTCTCGATTCCTGTGAATGTCATGGTGCGGCCTCACAGCCAGTCATTTTGCTACAACGAGGACGATCTGTACGTGATGCGCGAGGATGTCCGCGTCATCCGGGAAATCGGCGCTGCCGGCATTGTGATCGGCATGCTGAACGCAGATAGGCAGCTCGATCTGAAAGGGATGGAAATGCTGCTCGCGGAGGCAGGCGGACTGGATGTGACGTTCCACCGTGCGTTTGATGAAGCTGTGGATCAGATCGAAGCAGCCCGCGCCTTGCTCAGCTACCCCCAAGTCCGCCGTATTTTGACCTCGGGAGGACAAAAGAGTGCGATCGACGGGGCGGATTGCATCGCACAGCTCATGCGAGTGACGGAGCAAACCCAGCTGTCGATTCTGGCAGGCAGCGGCTTGACGCTGGAAAACGCCAAGGGGCTGGCCCGGAAAACGGGTGTAAAGGAAATCCATGTGGGGACAGGCGTGCGGGAAGGCGGACAAGCTCTCCGATATGTGGACGTTCAAAAGGTTCAGGCGTTGAAAAGCTTGTTTTAG
- a CDS encoding asparaginase — protein MKYSTLVEEYRGGVLENVHYGVVCGVNDRGEVIYSSGDDKHVAFLRSAAKPFQAIPVAKRKIDEKFGLTSREAALFTASHRGEAYHMEALESLLAKTGIAEEELLTHPTYPLNDEPKFACLSQGIAKRRLFHNCSGKHLGYLALSKECGYSTDDYYEVEHPAQQEALAAFAELADYPKEQIQLGVDGCGFPVFALPLKHLAIAYSKLACPDLIADEETRQAVIKLTSWMTENPDIVASHHFTCTALLQDPNIIAKGGAMGVYGFALKKERISFALKVIDGSELVWPLVIAEILRQIGYDNRETIQRLEALVPREIKNDNQRVVGEKKAVFALERR, from the coding sequence ATGAAATACAGCACACTGGTGGAAGAGTATCGCGGAGGCGTGTTGGAGAATGTCCACTATGGCGTGGTATGCGGGGTGAATGATCGGGGAGAGGTCATTTACTCGTCCGGAGATGATAAGCATGTAGCCTTTTTGCGTTCGGCAGCCAAGCCGTTCCAAGCGATTCCGGTAGCCAAGCGAAAAATTGACGAAAAGTTCGGACTGACGAGCAGGGAGGCGGCATTGTTCACGGCGTCGCACCGCGGCGAAGCCTACCACATGGAAGCACTCGAGTCGCTCCTTGCAAAGACAGGAATTGCAGAGGAAGAGCTGCTCACTCACCCGACCTATCCATTAAATGACGAACCGAAATTTGCCTGCCTCTCGCAAGGCATTGCCAAGCGGCGGCTCTTTCATAATTGCTCAGGGAAGCATTTGGGCTATCTGGCTTTGTCCAAAGAATGCGGGTATTCCACCGATGATTACTACGAGGTGGAGCATCCCGCCCAACAGGAGGCGCTTGCGGCTTTTGCCGAACTGGCTGACTATCCCAAGGAGCAGATCCAGCTGGGGGTCGATGGCTGCGGGTTTCCCGTTTTCGCTTTGCCGCTCAAGCATTTGGCGATTGCTTACTCGAAGCTTGCTTGCCCGGATCTCATAGCGGACGAGGAAACCCGCCAAGCAGTGATCAAGCTTACCAGCTGGATGACGGAGAATCCGGATATCGTCGCGAGTCACCATTTTACCTGCACAGCTCTGCTCCAAGACCCCAACATCATTGCCAAAGGCGGTGCGATGGGCGTATACGGATTTGCTCTCAAAAAGGAGAGAATCAGCTTTGCGCTCAAGGTGATTGACGGGTCGGAGCTGGTATGGCCGCTGGTGATTGCCGAGATTCTCAGGCAGATCGGATATGACAACAGAGAGACGATCCAGCGTCTGGAAGCACTGGTGCCGAGGGAAATCAAAAACGACAATCAACGGGTCGTGGGGGAGAAGAAAGCGGTGTTTGCCCTGGAGCGACGGTAG
- the queD gene encoding 6-carboxytetrahydropterin synthase QueD: MSANFDFRIVDRMQQLGTHIDKSQLRYHNKRVLVSKEFTFDAAHHLHAYEGKCKNLHGHTYQVVFGISGYPDEIGLVIDFGDIKQIWKEHIEIYLDHRYLNEMLPPMNTTAENMVVWMFEQMEQQLLSDAYRDRYNGARVEFVRLFETPTSYAEARREWMYE, encoded by the coding sequence ATGAGCGCGAACTTTGACTTCCGCATCGTCGACCGCATGCAGCAGCTTGGCACACACATCGATAAATCCCAGCTGCGCTACCACAACAAGCGCGTTTTGGTCAGTAAAGAATTCACCTTTGATGCTGCCCACCATCTGCACGCCTACGAGGGCAAATGCAAAAACCTGCACGGCCACACCTATCAGGTCGTGTTTGGGATCAGCGGTTATCCCGACGAAATCGGTCTGGTCATCGACTTCGGGGATATCAAGCAGATCTGGAAAGAACATATCGAGATTTACCTGGATCACCGCTATTTGAATGAAATGCTCCCACCGATGAACACCACGGCGGAAAACATGGTCGTCTGGATGTTCGAGCAGATGGAGCAGCAGCTGCTTTCAGATGCTTACCGCGATCGGTACAACGGAGCGCGTGTGGAATTCGTCCGCCTGTTCGAGACTCCCACAAGCTACGCCGAAGCCAGACGGGAGTGGATGTACGAATGA
- the queC gene encoding 7-cyano-7-deazaguanine synthase QueC produces the protein MKKEKAIVVFSGGQDSTTCLFWAKQQFGEVETITFDYGQRHKLEIECAQEIARELGVNNTVLDMSLLHQLAPNALTRTDIDITQEEGQLPSTFVDGRNLLFLSFAGVFAKQRGARHLVTGVCETDFSGYPDCRDAFIKSLNVTLNLSMDYPFVIHTPLMWLNKAETWKLADDLGAFTYIREKTLTCYNGIKGDGCGECPACHLRKAGLDTYLSEKNTQGEHA, from the coding sequence ATGAAAAAGGAAAAAGCCATCGTTGTCTTCAGCGGCGGACAGGACAGCACGACCTGCCTGTTCTGGGCGAAGCAACAATTTGGCGAAGTCGAAACGATCACGTTTGACTACGGGCAGCGGCACAAGCTGGAAATCGAATGCGCGCAGGAAATCGCCCGCGAGCTCGGCGTGAACAACACCGTATTGGACATGAGCCTCTTACATCAGCTCGCTCCCAATGCGCTCACCCGCACAGACATTGACATCACCCAAGAGGAAGGTCAGCTGCCTTCTACGTTCGTCGACGGACGCAACCTGCTGTTTCTCTCGTTTGCAGGCGTGTTCGCCAAACAGCGCGGAGCACGCCATCTGGTCACAGGCGTATGCGAGACGGATTTTAGCGGCTATCCCGATTGCCGCGATGCCTTCATCAAATCGCTGAATGTGACGCTGAACCTGTCGATGGACTATCCGTTCGTGATTCACACCCCGCTCATGTGGCTGAACAAAGCGGAAACATGGAAGCTGGCGGACGATCTGGGTGCCTTCACCTATATCCGCGAGAAAACCCTCACCTGCTACAACGGCATCAAAGGGGACGGCTGCGGCGAGTGCCCTGCCTGCCATCTGCGAAAAGCCGGTCTGGACACGTACCTTTCCGAGAAAAACACGCAAGGAGAGCATGCCTGA